The sequence CAACTTCAATTTTTTCAGATTGCATCCAATAATTCACAGCTTTACCACTCAGGTTCATGTAAGTACTGGGCTTAATAATCACTAGCTGTTTACCTTTATATTTTAACTCGGCAACATCTGCGTAACGCTCTGACGAAAATTTTACTGAACCCGATGCAGCAAGCTCGTCTGCAATCTTAAAACCAATGTTATGGCGCGTTTCGGCGTATTCCTCACCAATATTACCTAGTCCGACTATTAAGAATTTACTCATGCCGAAAAGATTTTAAACCCTGTTAGAATTTTTTTGTTTTGTACAAATCGTGTTTGATGTTGTAACGAATGCAGTCCCAGTATTCTTTGGTATAGCTCACAAAAATTTCTTCGCCCGCTTCTATATCGCGACTGGCAACAATAAAACACCTGTCTTTAACCACTTCGTAATTTGCATTGTTTTTTAAGCCTTTTGTTTTGCTTAATCCCGCTGCATCATTTGCGTAACGCGCTTTGTGCTCTGGCGTAGAATAAGCATCGATACATCTTTTTTTACTAATAAAAAACAGATATCCATCTTTGTCTTCTTTTACGCGTTTTTCATATTCTTTCCAATCAATGATCTCACCAAGGTATTCAATAACCTGCTCGCCTTTTTTAATGGGTTTGTCAGTGAAGAGGCCTTTGCCTGCATTTGGTAACTGTGAAACTTTTACTTTAAGAGCCATAATTTTTTTAGCTATAAGGCGACAAAAATAGAGTTTAATTCTATATCCAGAAGGGCTTTTGAGAAATGTTTGTAAGTTTGGTCGCCCTAGCCCAAAAGAATAAGCCCCTGCGTACAAGAAATTCTATCCCAGAGCGTTATTTAAGCCTTGCCGGCAAATAAACTAAAGAAATACTAGTCAAAACACTATTTTTACTTTGATTAACTAAAGAATATGAAAATCCGTTATCCGGAACTATTAATAGCCACATTTATTTTCGCTATTCTTTGCATTATCGCCTTTACAACCACTACCACAGGCGATTCGGGTGACGGAATAAATCATTATTTATATTCGCATTACGCTTTTAAATATCCCGATATTTTTTTTAATCACTGGGCAAAACCTGTTTTTGTACTTTTTAGCGCCCTGCCTTCACAATTTGGTTTTACAGGTATTCAGATCTTTAATTTTATATGCGCTTTGGCAAGCGCCTTATTAGCATTTTATACCCTAAAAAATCTTAAGGTAAAATACACTTACCTTATTTTTGTGTTTTTATTTTTCTCGCCCCTTTATTTCAAACTTCTTTTTTCAGGTTTAACAGAATATTTGTTTGCACTCATTCTTAGTCTCGGTATTTACCTTGAGAGCAAATCAAAACATAACTCCGCATTGATCTTAATCTCGTTTTTACCCTTGGTTCGGTCGGAAGGACTTTTAATTGTTGGTGTTTTCGCACTCTATTTTATCTTTCTTAAAAAGTACAGGCAACTGCCACTTTTGTTGAGTGGACAAGCTCTTTACAGCATTGTCGGTGCAATCTACCATAAAGATTTTCTTTGGGTCTTTAATGAAATTCCGTATTTAAGCAAAACTAGTCCTTATGGTCATGGCGAGATGTTTGATTTCGTAAACCGTTTAAATTACACCATAGAAAAACCTATTTATTTACTGCTTCTTGTAGGAATTTTTGTGAGCTTCTATAAGTTCCTGAAAAACACCGCGTCAGCTACCGAGCTTTTTAAGATGTTAGTGATTGGTGGAAGTTTCATCATTTTTTTCATAGCCCATTCTATCTTTTGGTGGAAAGGGATATTTAATTCTATGGGTTTGCCCCGCGTTTTAATATCCGTGCTTCCTCTGATTGCCATGCTTTGCGTTTTTGGACTCGATTTTTTACTTGAGAAAATAAAAAATACAAGGTTGAAATATATAGCTCTTGGTACCATATTATTTTTAGTGGTCCTTTACCCGTTCACAAACAGGCCCCAGGGTGTTGTATTTAACAGAAACCTTTTTGTGATTCCTGAGAACGAACTCATCGCTAAAGAAGTGGTTCCATTTATTCAAAAAGAATTTCCAGATTACAAAACTCACTTCTTTTATTATTCACATCCCTTTTTAAGCATAGCTTTAAACATCGACCCCTTCGATTACCGCCATCATAAAGAGATTACTAATGTACCCGCCGACTATTTCTTTGCTAAAAACACATTGGTTATCTGGGACGACTGGTACTCAAGCGTAGAAGGTCGCATCACATGGGAGCAAATGAAGAACGACCACCGTTTTGAACTGCTTAAAGAATTCAGTACTATTGAAAAAGGCAGGGTAATAAAACTTGCAGTGTTCCGATCAATAGAAGGGTTTTAACCTATTCTTATAAAAACCCTCCGCCTATTTGCATGAAGGCCCTGTTTTCTCTGGCTTCGGAGGTCTTTATCAATTCTACCGAATCTTCTGATATAACCAATAATTTGTTGCAATATTTGATGAGTAAATCGAGATCATGTGAGCTTACGAGAATACACTTTTGGTGTTCTTCTACCAACTTTTTTAAAAGTATGAACAAATCGTGTTTCGATGCATAATCCAGGAAAGCGCTGGGCTCATCCAATAACATAAAAGGCGTTTGCTGAGCCAGAGACTTAGCTATTATTGTCTTTTGAAAAAGTCCATCGCTTAATTCATTCACCGGTTTTAATTGATGCGCTTTGATACCACAGGACTCTATGGCTGCATCAATAACAGAAAGATTTTCTGATTTCAATTCGTGAAAAGAATTGGTGTACGGAATTTGCCCAGCCGCCACAACATCGTAAGCCGTCAGATTAAAGCCTCCTACTTTCTCTGTAAGCACTATTGATATTTTACGGGCTAATTCTGTTAAAGAAACTTGCTCTATGTTTTTTTTATTTAAATAAATTTCCCCCGATAAAACCGGCAAAAGTCCACACATACTTTTAAGAAGTGTAGATTTACCTATCCCGTTTAATCCGACAATGCCAATAAATTCTTGCTGGCAAAACTCAAGATTTAAGTTTTTAAGAATGACCACGTCCTTCCCGGCTTTCTTATATCCCAGGCTAACATTATTTAAAGACAAGTGTTGCATGCTATCCATCTACCAGTGTTTGTTTCTGAACATTAAATAAATAACCAGGGGTGCACCAATTAAAGTGGTAATCATATTCAGGGGTAAAGAAATATTTCGGACCACTGAATTTGCAAGAGCATCCGAAAATAAAAGAATACTACTTCCTATAAGAAGGCAGGCTGCAAAATGCAGTTGTTGTTTTGAACTGCCAAAGACCATGCGCGATAAAATAGGAACAGCGATTCCCACAAATGCAATCGGTCCGCAGAAAGCTGTAGTAATGCCTGTAAGAACAGAGGAAATAAGGATCAGGTAAAATCTGCTTTGGTTAAAATTAACTCCTACGTTATGAGCATAGTTCTGCCCTAATAATAAAGCGTTCAGAGGTTTTATAAAAAACAGCAGCGCTGTCAAACATAAAAACGCTACCGGCAAAAATAATCCCAGATCAGAGTTTGTTGTATTTGCTAACGAACCCATTCCCCAGACTACAAAACTTTTAAGACTACCAGGATCTGAAAAATATTCCAAAGCGGTTTGAATAGCCCCACAAATTTGCGAAAACATGAGTCCGATCAGAAGCAAGACAATGTTACTATTTACTTTTTTAGAAATTATTAAAATAAGCACCGTTACCAGAAAACTCCCCGTTATCGCCGAGATAACAATAAAGCTTTTTCCCAGGAAAAAGTCAGAAAACACATGCAGGGCGTTTCCCGCAAGAATACTAACAGCAACCATCAGCGAAGCACCAGAGCTTATTCCCAGAACATAGGGACCCGCCAGGGGATTTCTGAAAATAATTTGCAGAATTAAACCAGAGACCGATAAAGTGCAACCTGCTATTATAGCCGTAACTGTTTTAGGAAAACGGATCTGCCAGAAAATAAAATTATCCGCCGTAACTTCTGAAACATTTACTGATTCGCTTCCACCAAAAAATAAACTCAATAAACATCCCGTTACAAATAACAAAATCAGTATAGAAAATTTTATGGCTGAATAGTTTTTCAATCTTTAGAAATCTAAGTTAGTAATGATTCCATTTTTATTAATCTGCGAGATCAGTATAATCTGTGGTAAAACTAGCGTAGTTGTTCGTAATACCAAAAATCCGTTTTAATTTTTTCGCGCAATGCCGGATGAAAAACCTGGATCAAATCACTCAAAATTCTGTTCGGATAAATCATTCCAGTTTCCCAGTAATTGCTATATCCCTTACTGTTAGTCACTTTGGTATTGTTATATAAATTTCCATTTTGATACGCTTTAAATTCCGAATAACGGCTCTCAAATCCTATCAATTCCTTCTTTGTTCTTAAAGTCGAAAGATTGATCCAGAAATCTGCGTTTTTTGCTTTTACATATACTTGTTCAAAACTCAAAGGAAGGCTGCCAGAAAGCGTATCTTCCTTCCATAAATAATTTGCTCCTGCATCTTTTAAAAGTTGTGCTACATAGCTTCTTCCTCCAGGCATATACCACGAATCACTGTATTTTATTTCATTAAAAACTGTGGGTTTATAAGTTGTTTGTGAGGCAATTTGTTTTAACTCATAATAATTTTTTTCTACCGCTTTAAAAATCGAATCAGCCAGTTTTTCTTTGTCCACAAACGCCGCAAAAAATTTGATCCATTCCGCTCTTGCCAGCGGACTCTCTTCGAGGTGATCAACACTTATTGCTACAGGGATTTTGGTCTGCTCTAGTTTTTTATCCACATCCTTTTCGCCTTCACCCATTCCAAAAGTGAAAATGATATCAGGATTTAGCATAACCGTTTTTTCCAGATCGATTTGCGGCGACTTCATCAGTTCTTTTAAGTCACCCTTCATGTACTTTGTAATGACCTCTTGATTGTTCACGTAATCCATATTGTCAATAGCGGAAAGTTTATCTGAAGACTGTAACTCGCAAAACATGGTCGCGTATATACTACTTAAAGCGGCAATCTTTTTACAAGGACGTCTGATCCGAATTCCTTTTGCAGGGAGATTAGCAGAATCTGTGTAAAGAATAAATGTTGCTGTGGTATCGTGATTGTGCCTGTTACCGAATAGATATACAGCAGTAAATCCATTTCCCTTTGACATTGCAAAGCGTTTTGCATACTGCAGGCTGCTATCTTTTGTTAGAACAAAATCACTTTTTATTTTCTTAGAAGAAGTATTACATCCTACCATAACAAGTGCTACTCCGAAAAGAGTGAAAAGTTTACGCATAAAATTTAATTTCGAAAATGCTCCCGCAAGGTTTATTATCTTTTACTTTTATTTCTGCATTGTGTTGCGTAAGAATGTATCTTACAATGTACAAACCTAAACCGGTTCCTTTAGTACTTCGGGTTTCTTCATTACCTGCTCTGAAAAATTTTGAAAAAACCCTTACCTTGTCGTTATCTGAAATGCCGCAGCCCTGGTCACTCACAAACATGCTTGTTTTTCCATCTACCAGTTTTAACTCTACGAGTATTTCCTTTTCCCGTTTAGAATATTTTAGCGCATTATCCACAAGATTGGTTATAACGGATGGAAACGCGTTTACATCAATCTCCATAAAAATATCGGGTGATAAATTCGTTTTTAACTCGCCGCTGATTAATTCGTTCTTGTAGTAGCGTTTCAAGACTGTTTCTATAAACACTCCAAGATTTTGTTTCTCTTTTTTAGTAATAAACTCACCTGTTTCCAGACGACTTGCCAGTAAAATATTATCTATTAACGCGTTAAGTCTCTCTGTTTCAAGCAACGCATTAGAAATAAGTTCCTGCTGAATTGTCTCGCTTAATTTTTGTTTCTGTAAAGTCTGCAGTTGTAGTTTAGTAGCTGCAATAGGAGTTTTGAGCTCGTGTGTGATACTTAGAAAAAAATTTTTCTGTTGATTGTTGAGGAAAATTTCTTTGTCGTAAGCTTGTTTGATTTTATAAATCCCAAAAAGAAGCAATAAAAGAAAAACAGTTCCTTCGCTCACGATCATAACAGTTTGCATTTTCTTTTTATGATGCAGCACGTTAAGATCTTCTTTTAGCTGAGTTTCATTTGTAGAGGTGATTTCGGTCAACTTTATCTTTTCACCGATAATTCTATCGTTTTGCTTCACCAGTAACATTTCCCACCATAAAAACTGCAGCAAAATGTACCCAAACAAAATGCTTAAAATAAGTATGGATCTTGATTTTGGCTTCATTTATAAAACGAAAATTACACTTCGTTAGGCACCTCAGGAAACTGGATCAGGTCTTCAATTTGCGACAGAACCTGCGCAGAACGTTTCACAGAATCCACATCTTCAATGGTTAAATATAACTTATTGTTTTGTTCTTTCAAGGTGCAAAGGTTCGGATATTTTTGCGCGTACATAAGGGATGCCTGAAACATAGGACTTGAAAAATAGTCACTCTGCTGTTTGTTTAAAAAGTACGCAAGCATTTTTTTATTTTTCAAGGTAAGCTTCTCAAAACCAAGGCGCATGGCTTTCCAGCGCAGACGCACCACATTAATCAATTCTATAGCTTCAGCCGGAATTGGTCCGAACCTGTCGCGTAAATTCTTTTCAAACAAAACAAGATCTTCTTCTTTGGTGATATTATCCAGTTCCCTGTAAAGCATCAGGCGCTCGGTCAGACTGCTCACATAAGCATCCGGAATTAATAATTGTAAATCTGTATCCACAACGGTTTCTTTTACAAACTGTCTTGAGAACACAGAGTTATCCGTTACCTGATTTGTATCTACAATGTCTTTATACCAATCTTCTTCTTTTAACTCTTCAACGGCTTCATTCAAAATTTTCATGTAAGTATCAAAACCCATATCATTAATGAACCCACTTTGCTCTCCTCCCAATAAATTGCCGGCACCGCGAATATCCAAATCACGCATCGCAATCTGGAATCCACTTCCAAGATCACTGAAGTCTACGATTGCTTTTAATCTTTTTCGAGCTTCACTCGTTAATAATATTTGAGAAGGCGCTAACAGGTAACAAAAAGCCTTTTTATTACTTCTTCCCACGCGACCGCGCATCTGGTGTAAATCGCTTAATCCGAAATTTTGAGCATCGTTAATTATAATAGTATTGGCGTTACTAATGTCTAATCCGCTTTCAATAATGGTGGTGGCTACTAAAATATCGTAATCGCCTTCCATAAAACCCAGCATAACATCCTCGAGCTTGTCGCCGGGCATTTGACCGTGGCCAATGGCAATACGCGCATCCGGCACAAGCCTTTGCAAGATTCCTGCAACCTCGGTTATATTACCTACTTTATTATTTACAAAAAACACCTGGCCTCCGCGTTGCAATTCGTAGCTTATTGCATCACGAATTAATTCTTCATCAAAAGTATGCAACTCTGTTTGCACGGGATAACGATTTGGCGGAGGTGTTGAGATTGCTGAAAGATCTCTCGCGCCCATCAAACTAAATTGTAAAGTTCTTGGAATAGGCGTTGCAGTAAGTGTTAGAGTATCAATATTCGCTTTAAAAGTCTTTAATTTATCCTTTACCCCTACGCCAAATTTTTGTTCTTCGTCAATAATAAGTAAGCCTAGGTCTTTAAACTTTACGTCTTTACTTACCAATTTATGCGTGCCTATTAAAATATCTATTTTTCCTTCTGACAAACGCTTAAAAATTTCTTTCTGATCCTTCGCAGACCTGAAACGATTGATGTATTCTACTGTGCACGGAAGATCGCGAAGTCTTTCTTTAAATGTTTTATAATGTTGATAAGCAAGAATAGTTGTTGGCACAAGCACGGCCACTTGTTTACTATCGCATACCGCTTTAAAGGCTGCACGCACCGCGATCTCAGTTTTTCCAAACCCTACATCCCCACAAACCAACCTATCCATAGGATGCGAACGCTCCATGTCTCGTTTTACATCACGCGTTACCTTAATCTGATCTGGCGTATCTTCATAAATAAATGAAGCTTCCAATTCATGTTGCAAATAATTATCTTTTGGAAAAGGGTGTCCGGGTTTTGTTTTGCGTTGTGCGTATAATTTGATAAGATCGTAAGCCAGCTCCTTTACGTTGCGTTTTGTTTTCGCCTTCAGAGTCTGCCAGGTAGTACTGCCTAATTTATCGATGCGCGGCACCTGACCTTCTTTGCCGCTATATTTACTAATACGGTGTAAACTATGAATACTTACATATAAAGTATCGTTGTCGCGAAATAATAATTTTACGCTTTCCTGCTCTTTGCCATTGATATTAAGTTTGTGAAGTCCGGCAAAACGACCAATACCATGATCTATATGGGTTACATAATCACCTGGGTTAAGCGTGAGCAATTCTTTAATGGTAAAAGCTTCGGCATTTTTATGTTTAGCCTCTTTTAATTTAAAACGGTGATACCTTTCAAAGATCTGGTGATCTGTATAAATCGCGATCTTCAGATCTTCATCAATAAACCCTTCGTGAATATTGATAGGCAAATAATCGATCAGGGTATCGTAAGTGCGATGTTCTTTTACAAGCAAATCATTAAAAATGGTAATAAGACGATCGGCTTGTTTTACGTTATCCGTTAAAAAATAATTTTTGTATCCGCGCGTTTTATTCTCCTTCAAATTAGAAATCAATAGTTCAAAATTCTTATTGAAGGAAGGTTGCGGACGTTGATTAAATTTCAGAGTATCAGAGGAAAGCAAAGAACTAATTCCAAATTCAATAACCGGAAAACCTTTTATGGTGAATTTTAATTCCGTAGAATCAGAAAATAATTTTTCAGGCGGAACCTGTTTTACTTCTCCCGTTTGATTGTTATAGGCTTTGCGCGCTGACTCCAGTTTTTTGTCGAAAACATCAAACATATAGTTGGCATCTTCCATCACTAACATGCTATCAGCCTTATCAAAATAATTAAAGAGTAAGGCTTTGTCTTCGTTAAATAAAGCTGAATTAATATTTGGAATGATAGTTACAAAATCAAAATTCGCAGTTGATAATTGCGTGGAGGGATCAAAGGTTTTTATCGCTTCTACATCGTTTCCAAATAATTCAATCCTGTAGGGATATTCATTCGCGAAAGAATAAACATCTATAATTCCCCCGCGAATACTGAACTGACCGGGTTCAAAAACAAAGTCAACATGCTCAAAATTATATGAACTTAAGAACTCAGAAATAAATTCAATAGATAACTTTTCGTTCTTTTTTATTTGTAAGGTATTTTGGTGTAACTGTTTTTTAAGTGTCACCTTCTCACTTAGCGCCTGCGGATAAGTAACAACAACACCTTTAAAATTATCTTTAGAAAGTAAATTTAAAACCTCAGCACGCTCCTGGATATTTGCGTTAGTTGTTTTCTCAATCTGGTAGGGTTGTTTGTAGGTTTCTGGAAAAAATAAAACTTTTTCTTTGGGAAGAAGAGCATCCAAATCATTCAAAATGTAAGCCGCTCTTTCTTTATCAGAAGCAATAACAATCAGATTTTTGTGTGTTTGCAAAACAATGCTTTGCAATAAAAAAGACAAAGAAGATCCGTTTAAACCCTGAAACCAATGATTTTGGTTAAGGTTTAGCTCTTGCAATCGGGAATCAAAAATCCCTTCAAGGGACTTGTTAAGTAACATTTAGGCGGCAAAATTACACAATATCGTCCTCAAAACTCAAAAAACCCATCAAAAAAAGACTTTTTTAAGGATCTGGGGCGATTTACCACTTATACAAAAAATATAACCACCTCTCTCTAAATTTAGCTTTTTAACATTTGTATATAACGTAAAAGGAGCGCTTGGTGTTATCTTTGTTAGAATACAAATATCTGATCATTAAGATGAATAAAAATTTACTTGCCTTAAGTATACTTTTTCTTGGTTTAACAGTAACAGCACAAACACCTCGTTTGTCGCTGTTTGAAGAATTTACCGGTGAAAATTGTCCTCCCTGTGCTTCTACAAATCCTGCGCTGAATCTTATTTTAGCCGCACCAAGTAATACCGCCAAGGTCGTTTCCATCAAATGGCAGGTTCCTATTCCTTCTGCACCTACGGCTACCTGGTCACTCTACAAAACGAATAAAGCAGAGATTGACTGGAGATACCAGGGATCGGGATATGGCTATCAGAGTCAATGGGTTCAAACCGACCCTTCCACTCCGGGAATTAGTTCAGCTCCATCGGGTCTGTTTGATGGTCAGCACCAATGGGTTTTTGGCGCTCCCAATGACCACCCTGCATATGTTTCGAACGGCGTTATTGCCACTGCACAATCTTATACTTCCGCTTTTTCAGTTACTATGAACCGTGCCTGGGATGCCACCGGTACTTCTGTAACTCTTACAGTAAGCATTCAAGCTACTGCGCCTTTTAGCTCTGTTGGATCTCTTGTATTTCGCACTGTTATGGTAGAAGAAAGAATTCAATTTGCAAGCTCTCCGGGCAGCAATGGCGAAACCGTTTTTGAAAACGCTGTTATAAAATCTTTTCCTTCCATTCAATCTGGTGTAGCCATGGCTAGTACGTGGACTACAGGTCAAACACAAACCTTTACTTTAAATTGCCCGCTTCCTTCTTATGTAAGAGAGAAAGCAGAGATTGCTTTTGTAGGATTTATACAAGATGACGGAAATAAAAAAGTGGCTCAGGCTGTAAGATCAGGAAAGGCCCTGTTAACGAATGATGCACTTGCCGCCGGGGCAAAAGTACCTGTTACCTGTAATAGCAATATCAATCCTGAGGTGACTGTTTTTAATAACGGTGCCGATCCTATAACCAGCATGACCATTACTCCTGCGGTGGATAATGT is a genomic window of Sphingobacteriaceae bacterium containing:
- a CDS encoding SET domain-containing protein-lysine N-methyltransferase; translation: MALKVKVSQLPNAGKGLFTDKPIKKGEQVIEYLGEIIDWKEYEKRVKEDKDGYLFFISKKRCIDAYSTPEHKARYANDAAGLSKTKGLKNNANYEVVKDRCFIVASRDIEAGEEIFVSYTKEYWDCIRYNIKHDLYKTKKF
- a CDS encoding ABC transporter ATP-binding protein, with amino-acid sequence MDSMQHLSLNNVSLGYKKAGKDVVILKNLNLEFCQQEFIGIVGLNGIGKSTLLKSMCGLLPVLSGEIYLNKKNIEQVSLTELARKISIVLTEKVGGFNLTAYDVVAAGQIPYTNSFHELKSENLSVIDAAIESCGIKAHQLKPVNELSDGLFQKTIIAKSLAQQTPFMLLDEPSAFLDYASKHDLFILLKKLVEEHQKCILVSSHDLDLLIKYCNKLLVISEDSVELIKTSEARENRAFMQIGGGFL
- a CDS encoding iron ABC transporter, which encodes MKNYSAIKFSILILLFVTGCLLSLFFGGSESVNVSEVTADNFIFWQIRFPKTVTAIIAGCTLSVSGLILQIIFRNPLAGPYVLGISSGASLMVAVSILAGNALHVFSDFFLGKSFIVISAITGSFLVTVLILIISKKVNSNIVLLLIGLMFSQICGAIQTALEYFSDPGSLKSFVVWGMGSLANTTNSDLGLFLPVAFLCLTALLFFIKPLNALLLGQNYAHNVGVNFNQSRFYLILISSVLTGITTAFCGPIAFVGIAVPILSRMVFGSSKQQLHFAACLLIGSSILLFSDALANSVVRNISLPLNMITTLIGAPLVIYLMFRNKHW
- a CDS encoding two-component sensor histidine kinase, with the translated sequence MKPKSRSILILSILFGYILLQFLWWEMLLVKQNDRIIGEKIKLTEITSTNETQLKEDLNVLHHKKKMQTVMIVSEGTVFLLLLLFGIYKIKQAYDKEIFLNNQQKNFFLSITHELKTPIAATKLQLQTLQKQKLSETIQQELISNALLETERLNALIDNILLASRLETGEFITKKEKQNLGVFIETVLKRYYKNELISGELKTNLSPDIFMEIDVNAFPSVITNLVDNALKYSKREKEILVELKLVDGKTSMFVSDQGCGISDNDKVRVFSKFFRAGNEETRSTKGTGLGLYIVRYILTQHNAEIKVKDNKPCGSIFEIKFYA
- the mfd gene encoding transcription-repair coupling factor; its protein translation is MLLNKSLEGIFDSRLQELNLNQNHWFQGLNGSSLSFLLQSIVLQTHKNLIVIASDKERAAYILNDLDALLPKEKVLFFPETYKQPYQIEKTTNANIQERAEVLNLLSKDNFKGVVVTYPQALSEKVTLKKQLHQNTLQIKKNEKLSIEFISEFLSSYNFEHVDFVFEPGQFSIRGGIIDVYSFANEYPYRIELFGNDVEAIKTFDPSTQLSTANFDFVTIIPNINSALFNEDKALLFNYFDKADSMLVMEDANYMFDVFDKKLESARKAYNNQTGEVKQVPPEKLFSDSTELKFTIKGFPVIEFGISSLLSSDTLKFNQRPQPSFNKNFELLISNLKENKTRGYKNYFLTDNVKQADRLITIFNDLLVKEHRTYDTLIDYLPINIHEGFIDEDLKIAIYTDHQIFERYHRFKLKEAKHKNAEAFTIKELLTLNPGDYVTHIDHGIGRFAGLHKLNINGKEQESVKLLFRDNDTLYVSIHSLHRISKYSGKEGQVPRIDKLGSTTWQTLKAKTKRNVKELAYDLIKLYAQRKTKPGHPFPKDNYLQHELEASFIYEDTPDQIKVTRDVKRDMERSHPMDRLVCGDVGFGKTEIAVRAAFKAVCDSKQVAVLVPTTILAYQHYKTFKERLRDLPCTVEYINRFRSAKDQKEIFKRLSEGKIDILIGTHKLVSKDVKFKDLGLLIIDEEQKFGVGVKDKLKTFKANIDTLTLTATPIPRTLQFSLMGARDLSAISTPPPNRYPVQTELHTFDEELIRDAISYELQRGGQVFFVNNKVGNITEVAGILQRLVPDARIAIGHGQMPGDKLEDVMLGFMEGDYDILVATTIIESGLDISNANTIIINDAQNFGLSDLHQMRGRVGRSNKKAFCYLLAPSQILLTSEARKRLKAIVDFSDLGSGFQIAMRDLDIRGAGNLLGGEQSGFINDMGFDTYMKILNEAVEELKEEDWYKDIVDTNQVTDNSVFSRQFVKETVVDTDLQLLIPDAYVSSLTERLMLYRELDNITKEEDLVLFEKNLRDRFGPIPAEAIELINVVRLRWKAMRLGFEKLTLKNKKMLAYFLNKQQSDYFSSPMFQASLMYAQKYPNLCTLKEQNNKLYLTIEDVDSVKRSAQVLSQIEDLIQFPEVPNEV